One window of the Armatimonadota bacterium genome contains the following:
- the rplL gene encoding 50S ribosomal protein L7/L12, with the protein MANKVEEIIESIDNLTVLELNELVKALQEKYGVSAAAPVAAVAMPAAGVAPAAAEAAPAEEEKSTFDVVLASAGEKKIQVIKAVREVTDLGLKEAKDLVESAPQTVRTGVPKEEALKIKAKLEEQGATVELK; encoded by the coding sequence GTGGCTAATAAAGTTGAAGAAATCATTGAATCTATAGACAATCTAACCGTACTAGAGCTTAACGAGCTAGTGAAAGCCCTACAAGAGAAGTATGGAGTTTCGGCAGCGGCACCTGTGGCGGCAGTTGCAATGCCAGCCGCCGGAGTTGCGCCAGCAGCTGCAGAGGCTGCCCCAGCTGAAGAAGAGAAGAGCACATTTGACGTAGTCTTAGCTTCCGCAGGAGAAAAGAAGATCCAGGTCATCAAAGCCGTACGTGAGGTTACAGACCTAGGTCTTAAGGAAGCAAAAGACCTTGTTGAGTCCGCGCCACAAACAGTTAGAACAGGCGTACCGAAAGAAGAGGCCCTTAAGATTAAAGCCAAACTAGAGGAACAGGGTGCAACTGTAGAGCTGAAGTAA